ATCTGCGTACGCGTATGTATAGTCGAGACCAATACCACCACTGCCCAAAGCTACGCCGAATGCACCCAGCTTCATGGGGTGAGCGTAGGAAAAAGAAATCCCGTAGTAATTCCGTTTAGCCAGTGCATCGCGTGCTCCTTCATGCTTGTGCGTATCAACCGCGTAGGCAAGCATATTCCGACTCACGATGGATGAATTCAGTGAAAATCCTTTCCCATTATTTCGATCGGCCACATTGGGCTCAAACAGCAAAACTTCGCTTTGCGGCGTATGTAGTGCAGCACAGCCTGATGATAAGATGGCAAGAAAAAGTATGAATACGAACTGTTTCATTTGATACGAGCTTGTGATAGCCTTCCTGAACTGCACGCAGGCGTCCACCCTCCAAACTCCTAATTATCGTACCAACGGTTAAGCAGCATATCTCCGGTAGACATGTATTCGAAAGGATTTTTCCCTTCCCACTGAATTGCGTTTAATGCCGTGCCCCCATCAGGTTTGACATAGAACCGAAATTCCCAAACAAGGGGTGCACCTTCATGGTAGCTGATATAGGTTCTCCTGAAATAACGGTCACTCCCAGGCAAGTAGCTTTCATCGATCAGGTCATAGCTATCAAGCGCACCATAGGAACTCGCCGGCGGACTGATTAAGATCACATCCAGTTGCGACTTGAATTCGTTGGTCTGTTGTACCTTTGTCGTTGCATCCCAATTATACCCTACCTGGCCCGTAATCCACTCAGCAATTTCCTGGCTTTTGCCGGCTTTCAGGTTTGTAAATAAGGTGGCAACCATATCTTCAGCCGCCGCCTGGGCAGCCAGCTTCGGCTGCTTGATTTCTGCACGAAAGTTTTGTGCCTGCAGTGTTGTTGGGACAACGAGGCATAACAGGAAAAAAATGCGTACGAAGTGCTTCATGAGGCTCGGGTTTTAAACTAACAGAATAACATTATCCTTTAACAACAAGCCAATCAACACATCTGCACAGCATTACTGAAAGTGCAACTGCTGTACCCAAAGCAGCAAGAGCGTTAAGGTGTCCGCAAGATTTTCTCCATCTTGCGTCCTTTGGCGAGTTCGTCCACCAATTTATCCAGGTATCGCACCTGTTGGGTCAGGGGTGTTTCTAATTCCTCAACACGATACCCGCATATAACACCTTTAATCAGGTTTGCATTCGGATGAAGTGTTGCCGCTGCAAAGAACTGCTTGAACGTAGCGCCATTGTCGATCATCGTTTGCAGCTTTGCCTCGTCGAATCCGGTGAGCCATGTAATGACCTCATGCAGTTCATCAACGGTCCGCCCTTTCTTTTCCACCTTCGCGACGTAATGCGGATAAACCGAACCAAAAGTCAAGGTGCCGATACGTTCATCGTGTTCTGGCGTAGTCTTCATGTTTGGGTATGCAGTTTATGATAAAAGTGCAGATTTGAAGTGTCTGTTTAGTCGATGATGTAACAATCCTTGATTCGCATCAACAATCAAACAAGCAACTTAAACCCGCCATATCCCATCCTGTTGGCATCAAATACAGGATTTGACGAATCGAGCAATGGACCAACCAAATCAACCATCCTTGGGTCCCCAAGAACACGTTCATTTGCCAGATCACGCGCTTCACGAGAGGCAAAGGCAACCCATCCGAATATGATGGTTTCATCTGTTGAGGCGGCTACAAGATCAGGAAATGGACGCGTCCCCTCCCGCGTCAAATCATCCCCCACGTATTCGTGATAATCAAGCGCGCCATGTTCTTTCCAAATGTTTGCGACGGCTTCAACCACCCTTTTATATTCTTCTAGCCGGTTGGTCGGAATGGGGAGGACAAATCCATCAATGTAATGTGCCATCGTTACGCTCGTTTTGGTGACTGGTGTCCGTTCTTTCAGCCGTTTGCAGGAAAGGCTACGGGACTGAATCGAATGACCTGCTACTTGAAGGTTTGTGTCTTTATTAGCTCGCCGGCCTCATCGTAAACCTTCCAGGTGCCCTTCTTCTTGCCGTGTTCAAAGCGGCCTTCATCCCAGAGATGGCCACTGGTATGGTATCGTTTCCATAAACCGTGTTTCTGCTCGTCATCGTCGAAGCCGCCGGTCGCTCGCCGTTCGCCAGTCTTGTAGAACCACTTCCATCGACCTACAATCTTGCCGTCCTTGAAGCTACCAGCCGACTGCATTTGGCCATTGTTGAGAAAGTACTTCCATTTTCCAGATTTCTTGCCGTTGTCGAACTCCCCTTCGCAAGAGACAAGACCATTCTTGAAAAAGAGTTTAAAAGGGCCATTTTTAGGATTGCCGTCCTCATCGATTCCAGAGATGTCTTTCATTGAATCTTGCTGGTTGGTGCATTTGTTGGGATGGATAGGCCTGCGTGTTAGTGAAGCATGAGCCGCCTAACGAGCCCGCGTAACTCACCTGCAATGCCTGCACCTGCAACGGTTGGTCAGGTACACAACGGCTAACGTTACGCTTTTGGTCGGGCACATGGCGTTGTTATGCGAACATGCCTACAAAGCAGCCAAAAGTGATAATACGTCTTTTCGCCAAATCTCAAAATCTTCTTCCGATTCTTCCCAAAGCTCCCTCAATTCAGAATTTTCTGCCAGAACCCTTTCGACTGCCGCCACTGATTTTACGTTTAATGACGAAGGGACAAGATTTTTGTGTTTTGTTACCCACTTCAATGCTTCTTCTGACAAAGACTCTCTTGCCTGGCCTTGTAACGCCAAGACTATCTCCGCAGCTGCTAGAATTTCACATCCTTCTGGCGCTTCGAGGTATGCCACCTCGGCACTACCAAACGTGGATTCAATCAGTGAGAGGTCAGATACTTCCTCAAGGTCATACAACCAGTCACAAGCAGCATCGTTTTCGAATGATTTATGGCCCCATGTACCCATTTTGTAACCCTCATTTTCTCAGTTTCGTTGTCCATCCTATTGAATTCAGAACCAAAAACGATGGTTGATTCAAGTAGGATAGCGTGACATGGTGAAAAAATAATGGGCCCTACCGACAACTCTATGTCATAGCTGCTGTGTACATATACATAGCATCCTGGCGCTACGGCAAAAGTAAAATGCTTGCGGTATTACGCTCTCCCGAATCAGCAATAACGTGAAGAAAATATACCCCGCCCGTAAGATGTTCTCCTGGTTTCCAAGTACGCTTCCAGACCTGTCCGTTCACAAGAACCCTGTTTTCAGAAAACACTACTCTTCCCAGAACATCGAAGATTGTAATGTTATAGACACCCTGTTTGATAGCGCTTAATTCAATATTAATTTGCTCCCTAAAAGGATTGGGATAAAAAGAATTTTTTGGTAGGTGCCTTGTTTCCGGCCCAAGGTCCTCAAGACCAACTAGACTAACAATGCGGGATGTTTCGCCAATGCTGTGTCCATTGACAATAGTACCTACAAAATTAAGCCCCGGAGACGAGCAGTCCCCGGCATAGCCAACCTCATAAATAAACTTGCCACAAAAGACTTCGCCATTAAATCCTAGCCCCGCAAAAAGATGAAGTCTCATTTCCTCACCCACTCGTGTTGTGTCTAAATAGACGTCAGCATAGCCAGCTCTTTGTGTTGAACCGGTAACAGCGTACCTTGACTGTAGGCTCCCGTCATAAGGAATGTTGACTGAAAAAATAGAGCGCGGCTGTGTAGTCCAAAGGGTGTCCTCTCTTATAAAATCGGTTGTGGATAGCACATAGAAATCATCTGTCAATCGGCGCCACGCATCTCGGGGAGAGCCACCGGGACCATTATATTCAAGAACTGAAAGTTTAGTCCATTGGACATCCTGTACCAGCGTATCGGTTGTTGTTGAGAGAATATAGGACCTGAAGCGGTCGCCGGTTTCATAGTGCCAATAGTTGCCTGTTTCAAGGGGGTACCATTTTGCTGCATCAAGAGCAAATGTTTGAGATGTGGCTTCAATGAACGGAACAGAGATGGACAGAAAGAGCAAACAGAAAGAAAAGCATCGTTTCATGGCATTGCTGTTTATGATTGGCCGCAGAACGGTTCACCGCTCAGGCGTCAGGCCTGAGGGCAGAACGGTGATTGGAAGTTGTAAGCGTCCTGCAAAGCAAAGTGTCATGTGATGCATGTTGCAATGCTCGCGAGCACCTTCATCGTTTTTTAAATGGATTTTCAGAGCAGTGCGCAAGCGTGGTTCTTCTGTAGGCGTCAAAACTGGCTATCCATCCATTGGCTGATCTTTTGATTCGCAGCCTTCATTTGCTCAACATTCTCCGTGTCAGGGTTTCCCATTTCATCGAGTAGTCCGTAGCGCCGGGCACGGTTGCGCTGGTAGGCGCCACAGAGATGAAATCCTACACATCCGGGATTCTCGAACAACGCCGCTAATGTCTCCGCATACCATGCGCCTTCATTGCGCGTGTACTCGCCTGGGACAGTCTGCCATTTCATCCGGGCTGCGTCGGCAAGCAGCACAGGTTTTCCTGTTTTTTGGTGCCATGCCCGGAGATGCTTCACAGGATCGCGAAAGTCCTGGAAGGAAAGCACGTCGACGTAGGGCAGTGCTGCATTAACCACTTCATCCGCGATGGGCGCATTGGCCTCGTAGCGATCGCCGAGTATCAGGTGGTTTTTATCGTATCGCCGAATGGCGTCATGTGTGGTTTTATAATAGCTGCTTGCCAATTCTGTCAGTTCCTTTCGGCCGGCTTCTGTCTTTAAAAGATCAGGGTCGAAAATCGGACCGCGCCACGCATTCGTTGGTCGCTCATGAATCCACGTTGGGCAGTCGCTATAGAAATAGCCAATCAGGTTGGGGTCGTCATACAATTCAGCACATTCTGCTCTTGCTACATAGTCGCACCACTCCTTCCACTCCTTACTTCGGAAATCAAAATGAACCGTGTGCTTTTCCCATTGGTGGGATTCCATAAAGGGAAGCAAGTGGCAGTAGGGCATGTTAAGCGCTCTATATTCGTCCACTGTAAAGGAACGTGAATGCCTCCACTGACGCACCGATACTTCCTGTACCCAACCCACACTGTTGAAGCCCCAGGCCTTTAAATTAGGAGCAACCGATTCCTCGATCCACCGAATGGTGCTTCCGCCATACTTCTCGCGCCAGATGTGAATGTTTTCCGGATAACGCAATGTTGCCGGGTCGATATGGTTCACACCCATCGTAAAGAAGGGCCTGTCGTCAGGGGTGATCAGCCACCAATGGTCGTTTCGCTGTCCTAGCGTGAAAAACCCCGCCGGCGCAATCTGGGTTGTCTTGATTTTCTCAGCCGCGGCCTGCAGGCTAAAGGGGGCCAGCGTCAATCCCGCGGTGAGTGTCAAGCCGCTTTGCAAAAATTGTCTGCGACGTACTTTGTTCATGATTCTGGATACTGGGGTGATCCGTCTTTGCTCAATACTAAAACGAGTGCCTTAGCGAGTTTGCATCAGGCATAATCAGAGGGTAAGGTTGAATTGACTTCTCCTGAATAACTTGAATTACGGCTTTCAACAAACCCATTAAGGGCTTCCCTTGTACCAACATACTCCAGTGGAACTGAATTACACAAACGTACGAGCTATTTGGTAACCGTTGACGAAGCGGGACACGTGGTGAAAGAAACCAATCTGAAAAATTATCCTGGTTCGAACAGTGTATACTTCGTATCCATGCGGTCGTTGGAAGGTAGATTTGCGTGGTTGTAGAACGTTCAACGTTTAGTCTTTCGGTATGAGCGCTATAGCTCGAACTATCTGGGCTTTGTGCTATTGCCTTGTTATCTTGCCCCGAACACTTTTCGGATGACTACAGATTCTAAGGCAAACACATGCAACAGGTCTCTCTTTGGCGAATATGGGTAGTGGCAGGCATACTGATGGTGATGCCCGCAACAGTCACAGCACAGGAAAGTGAACTCACGCTTGATGACCTGTTTGCAACGCCAAAATTGACGGGAACGCCCCCGTCTCGGCCGGCTTGGGCACCAAACAGCGAGCACTTTGCCTTTTCCTGGAATGAACCCGGAAAACCTGGACGTGGCCTCTGGGTCTCTACCAGCAATGGAAAGGAAGTACATCTCCGTTCCGATACGGCATCCGCGTCTGTGCGCGACATCGTATGGACCGACGCAACCACTATCGTGAGCCTGCGAGGTAACAACCTGTGGCGGACATCGCTGAGCCAGGGAGACGATGTCCAGCTTATGCCTGTCGAGGCCGGCGCACGTAACCTGTCGATATCACCAGCCGGCAACCAGGCGGCGTATATACGGAACGGCGACCTGTGGCTTGCGGACTTCCCTTCCAAACAGAATCGGCAGCTCACAGAGATCGGCATCGCCAGCCTCTCGGGCTTACGGAAGGGGCGCTACAGCCGGCCGGAACGCGAAATTGGTCCAGGCATCTGGAGTGGGCCAACATACAAGTGGTCGCCGGATGGCAAGACCATTGCGCTTCACGTCGTTGACCGTCGCGAGATGCGCAAAGTGCCGTTCCCGGATTATCTCGCTACCGAAACCAATCCCAACGAGGTGCGCCGTGGTTACCCTGGCGACCCAAACGAGATGCGCAGGGTAGGCCTGCTCGATGTTCAAAGCGGTGACATCACGTACCTCGATTTGCCAGACCCGGATGCAAACCAGGTCATCGACTTCAACTGGTCACCGGGCGGCGCGCTGCTGGTTGATACCGCATCCGACACGGCGATTGAACGCAAGTTGTTCGTCGTTGCACCTGGAGAAAGCCAACCGCGCGAAATTTGGCGAGGCGTTCGAGAAAGCCGGATGTACACATCGTTTGCATCGACCTGGCATCCTGATGGTGAGCATGTCATTTTCTTAAGCGATATGGGTGATCGCTACGGCCTTTATACGATCGACGCCTCACCTTCAAGGGACCTTCCGCAGCTCCTGACAGATCCGTCCTACGATGTGCTGTCCGCTCCAAGTGTTGCTGGTGATGCGCTGTTTTATGCCGGCAACAGCGTTAATCCTTATGAACAACACGTGTACCGCCTGAATATATTCGGTGGCGAACCTGAGCAAGTGACGCGTTTTGCGGGCCGGAACGCCGGCTACCCCTCGCCGGATGGCCGGCACCTGGCGTTCATGCACAGCAACGACACGTCACCAACCGAGCTTTACGTGGTATCCAGCGAGGGTGACGCAACGCGCGTAACCCACTCGCCGTTGCCTGCTTTCACGGAGCGAACCTGGGAAGCCGCGGAATACGTCAGTTTTCCCAGCCTTGTAGATGACTACACACTGCATGCCCGGATCCTGAAGCCTGCCAATATGCAGCCAGGCACGCAATATCCAGTGCTGTTTGGACCCGTGTATTCGAATACGGCGAAGAACCGCTGGGCCGGCAACTACAGCCTCGTACAGCAACTGTTGGTCAAGAAAGGATACATCATCGTGCAGGTGGACTCACGGGGGAGCAACGGTTATGGGCGGGCATTCCGTGAAGAGTTTCTGCTGGGCTTTGCCGGCCAGGACATTGAGGATTATGCAAGTGCCGTTGCCTACATGGAGTCACTGGCCTATGTTGACCCCGACCGCATCGGCATCTGGGGCAGCAGTTATGGGGGCACGCTCTCCGTTTATTCGCTGTTGATGAAGCCGGGCTTATTCCAGGTGGGTGTTGCTGCAGCGGCGGCTGTTGACCCGGTGTTCTTTGGCACCGACGACGTCGCGATTGTTCGCCACCCCGAGACACACCCGGAGATCTTCGAAAGAAAAGCGCTCAACCATGCAGCCAATCTGGAGGATAAACTCCTGTTCATCCATGGCCTGCAAGACCACGTGGTACCGTTCAAGACGACAGCTGTGTTAGCTGAAGAACTGATCAAACAGGGCAAGGACTTCGACTTTGCGTTTGCACCTGGTGCAACGCATGGATGGAGCCGAGAGCGACACTACGATCGCTACCTGTTTGGCAAAATGATCGAATACTTTGACCGACACCTGGCCGCGCCTATCGAATAGCTGCGCGGAGGAAGCGCTACAGGTAATTAGCAGTGATGGGTTGAATGAATTGGCGGGATTAATAGAGGTTGATGTCGCACGCATTAAGGTGCGTGAATTCGGTGATGCGACTCAATGATTGAGCAAGTTAGCAGCCTTGTTCAGAGGTATGGCTACGCAACTCTAGGGCCGTGTGGCTTGTGCTGTTTTTTAGTCCAAGAGCCCCGTTGATCTCTGTCAGGTATCGCGAAAAGTGATTTGATCAGTTCTCAGGCGTTGATAGCAGGCGATCATAAAGACCAAAAGGTCTAAACGCAATAGATCCAATTTTTGCACATATTAGTGCAGGTATTAACGCTGGAAGCAGGAAGCCGCAGGTAAGTTCGAAGAATGAAGGGTTATAGGCATAGGTTGAATCGCAGAATTCTGCATAGGACTCAACAATTGAAGGCATAGTAATCGTTGGCTCATGATACACTGTGCGATTTTCATCATATAACCAGTCTCCAAAGCAATTAATATGGAAAACTGATTTTCGATATTCGTGCAAAGCGAATCCGAAAGCACAAATGCAAAAAAGCAACACGGCGTCATGCCAGTAGAATGTTGTACCTGATTTGTTTTGCTGGTTTATAAAGACGGGTGCAAATACAAGAAGAATGGTCAAGGCTACAAGCGCAAGCCAGGGGTAGGGCGGTGCTGCACTAAACGCTATCACTACTATGCTCAAGAATTGCATGCAATGAGGGTTTAAGGAAATGTAGGTAGATATGTTTGAGGTACATAGCTACTCAGCGCTCAGCTGCTAGGACCCAAAGCGGAACGACAAATATTATGCTGCAGGTCGATAAATTTACATCAAAGTGATTGATCGCAAACTCTTTGTTGGCTGAAGTACCGCGTTATACTGTATATGTAAAAACTGATGCACCGTTAAGCCACTGTAACTCTCTTGTCCCTTGAGACGTCCTTTCGAAAACGTTGTCCAATCAGGCCAACGGATAACGCCCTGCAAGGTGCCAAATAGAGTTGTATTACACAAATGGACATTGTAAGGGAGAAACTGTTTGTATTCTAGAAAGAGGCGTAGCATTGTCAGGGAGTACATTTCAAGTCGTTGTTTTTACGACAGCCTTTTTATCAGCCTTAATTTTACTTGCTGCAGTCCTTTTGAAGGGAAAAGTTCGCTGGGTATGGCTTTTCTCAATTCCTGTACTGGCCTTTATTAAGCACCTGTTGCTGGTTGAAGGTGCAGCTGGAAGCTTTGGTGATTGGATACCCGGGCGGTACAATTGGGAAGGAAAGTTATTAGCTATATCGCTGTGGATTGTGGTTGTCATTACGTTTTTCAGAGACAGACTTGAAACGATCGGTCTGACCTTTAAGCAATGTGGACACTGGCGTAACACAGCATTCGGGGTTGCTGTGTTTTGCGCTCTATCGTGGGCGTTGGCGGCTGTATTCCAGTTCGAAGGATTGAAAAGCGGATCGATATCGGACATCCTGTACCAGGCATCCATGCCGACATTAGAAGAAGAGCTTTGGTTTCGGGGTATTATGCTGGCAATGCTTATTGAAGATTTTACAACAAAGGGTATTAAGAAGCCGCAGGTTACCGCTTTGATCCTGGCTGCTCTGGTCACCAGTCTCAGTTTTTGGGGGGCTCACTCTATTAACACCGATGGTGATTGGGGCTTTGTGTTTGACGTTTGGGGAAACTTAGTCGCCGGAGGATTCGGTGTGTTGTTTGTTATCGTTCGTATCGGAACCGGTAGCCTGGTTTTGCCGATGCTTTTACACACCTGGGTAAATACAGCAGGATATTTTCTTTGAAGGTGACTGCGTCAGGTCGGTCTTTACGTTTTATACATACCCCGACATCAATCTTTTCCTTTCTTCGACAGAAAAGCGGTATACCGCCCAAAGCAGCGGCGCGCGATGTTGCCTTTAGTTGTTACATGTTTTACGCTCATAACTTAGTTACGGAATCGATTGTGACAGTGCAATCAAAGTAATCGGTTACGTATGCAGTCAGACAATCGCCGAATTCATCTAACGTTGCTTGTCCATCACTATCAAAGTCATTTTCTACAATGAGCATTAGAATTTCACCGTCCCATGTACATACAGGATTATTATGCCAATCCCTATGCTCACTAAATTCTTGTGCTATATCGCATGAAGCTTCATTCCCATCCTCAGAAGATAAGCCTTTGCAAACTATTGTGACTCTATACATACATATAACGGCACGGGCATAACCCGCCGAAAGCGGGGAAAATCAGTTCATCCAGCCAACCGCAGCTTGTAAACCCTCGCTTTCGGTCGGCCGTTAATGCCCTTGTTATGTGCCGTGATTACAACCGATCCTCTTCTAATGGCTCGACATCGCCTCCATGCTCGGATAACAAGTCCCGCAATTGTTTGCTTGCATCTCCTTCTACACGAGCAGCCCTGGCTGAAAGATAGTTTGTTGCCCCTAGCTCTAGCACGGCTGCTTTTTCGGCAACAGCAAGCATGATGAACTGATTAAGAGATACACCATCCTGCTCCGCGAGCAATCGGATTTTGGCATGTAATGACTCAGGAAGTCTCAAATTCAAGGAAGCCATTTTTTACCCCAACTTTTGTAAAAATTCTGCTGCTGTAACAACTTCAATCCCAAAACTTGCAGCCTGAGTAAAATCACGTTTGTTGTATGTAATGATGTAATCACACTTGGCAGCTACAGCCAGTTCTAACACATGCGCATCATCACCATCGGGCTCTGTTGGACGCCAGAGATAATAGATACGCTGGTGATCAGATAAAGCACAGATTAAATCTAGCAGATGGTCAATCTTGGCTTTATCAAGATTCATTTGACCGCGCTGGCGAAAAAACACCTCCTCATACTCCAATACCAGGGGTACTGAAGTGACAATGCTGAAGTGATTTCCTCCGATTAATGATATCAGTTTGGCTGATGCGCCATGCTTTGAACGAAAGGCTGAGACCCAGATATTAGTGTCAAGAACGATTCGCATAAAGCAGGTTCTGCAAAGATACTACATACGGCCCCTTATACAGTACCATGTGTTTATTGTTCTCAACAGGCACATAACTACCATTATACCGAACTAGTCTGCATAACTCCAGATCCCTATCGGGATAATCTTGCTAAATAATTACGGTAAGCGATTATAAAACAATTACTTACACCAAAGAACAAGAAATTATCTCACCCCATCCGACATAATCCCTCCCATAAACCACTGCCGGCGCCTTAAGCACCTCATCGACTGGCCGATACCACAGATACCTACCGCATCCCACACCCTGTTACCCTGGCTTTCCCCACTAAACCTGTAGCCCGGTTATGTCACACGTCCGTGCCTTTAATCCGTTTGTTGTCCTGTCCTTCGGCCTCCTCATCGCAACAGGCTGCAATGCCTTTGAATTTATGCACGATGAAGAGAGCAACGATCCGGATGTCCTCCTCGATGATGCCCGTATTGCCATGCAAAACGGTGATCCCGAAAAAGCCGTCGATTTCCTCGAAAAAGCCCTGGAGAAGGCGCCTGAGAATCCAGAAATCCGCATTGAACTGTCAGCTGCCCTCTTCCAGTCCAATGAAATTGATCTGCTGGTCATGAAAGACCTCGCAGAGTTCATTTCTGATGACCAAAATGCCACCCATCTCGCCGGCGGCATAGCTTACAAATCGCCTCCTGCCTGCAACTTTCGGGATGAGGTTGATACCACAATACGGATCGACTTCGACATCGACCCGGCTTACCTGCTCTTGCTCGACAATGAAGAGGTGCTGCAACGTGCCGTAAGCTTGCTGTCCAGCACCCTGGAATCAGAAGCAGCGCAAGCGTTAACCGATCACGTGCGGAGCAATGCACATCTCATGCGGGCAATTGCAAACATGGCGACCTCCATTATCGAAATCAAACAACAAGCCGACGCCGCCGAGGCGTCTTTACACCGGCTGCGCAGCGGCAATATCGGGTACTGTGCGGCTAATGATGCAGCCCTTGCACAACTCGAAACCTTTATCCTTTGCGAAAAGCTGCCTGTTATCGACGAGGCTGTTGCGGATCTGGTAAACCGACAGGCACTCTTTAGCACCGGCGAGAGCGAGCTTGCTGATGCTGTTGCCACCGCGCGCACAGAAATCAGCAGCGCCATCACGCGCAGCTGCCAGGTTTCCGGCTGATCCACCTCCCCATCTTTACGCCAACAATTTTGAGTACGTTTTTATGAAACGTTTTACCCTCCTGCTCTCCCTCCTCCTGTGCCCGTTTTTGACGGCATCCGCACAACAGAAGCCGGCCACTACGCGCGCTTTTGCGCCAAACATAGGTGTCCTTGGTATGGGCAATGCTGTTGTCGCCCTGCCAACCCGAGGGAGCGCTTTCTTTTTCAACCCAGCACACGCAGCGCACGCCAAACGGCACATTACCTTTGTCGGCGTACAATTGGCTGCAAGCAGTACGCTGCCCGATCAGATCAGCTTTTTCAAAGATGACCTCCAGCCCGCTATCGATGAAGGCATCGACAACCTCGACAGCGAACGCCTCAACGCACTTTATGACCAGACGCTAGCAATCGGACAAAAAGCTACACGCTTGAATATCACAGCACTCGCCCCTTCCGCAGGCTTTAAAGCCGGCCCGGTTGGGTTGGGGATTGGGTTCTTTGGCAATGCCAACGTTTCCTACCGCTTCCCGGATGGCGGCGGCGGCTTGCCCCTGGTACAAGTCACCGGGCTTGCAGACGCGATGGCCGTCGGCACGGCCGGCATTGACCTGTCTAAATTTGGGGTATCCGGCCTCACAGTCGGCCTCACAGCAAAGTACACAAAGCGTTACGCCACATTCAAAAACAAACCACTCGATGCTATCAGCGATACAGAGCCCTTTGCGTTGCTCTCCGCTAACC
This window of the Bacteroidota bacterium genome carries:
- a CDS encoding agarase; translated protein: MNKVRRRQFLQSGLTLTAGLTLAPFSLQAAAEKIKTTQIAPAGFFTLGQRNDHWWLITPDDRPFFTMGVNHIDPATLRYPENIHIWREKYGGSTIRWIEESVAPNLKAWGFNSVGWVQEVSVRQWRHSRSFTVDEYRALNMPYCHLLPFMESHQWEKHTVHFDFRSKEWKEWCDYVARAECAELYDDPNLIGYFYSDCPTWIHERPTNAWRGPIFDPDLLKTEAGRKELTELASSYYKTTHDAIRRYDKNHLILGDRYEANAPIADEVVNAALPYVDVLSFQDFRDPVKHLRAWHQKTGKPVLLADAARMKWQTVPGEYTRNEGAWYAETLAALFENPGCVGFHLCGAYQRNRARRYGLLDEMGNPDTENVEQMKAANQKISQWMDSQF
- a CDS encoding T9SS type A sorting domain-containing protein, with translation MKRCFSFCLLFLSISVPFIEATSQTFALDAAKWYPLETGNYWHYETGDRFRSYILSTTTDTLVQDVQWTKLSVLEYNGPGGSPRDAWRRLTDDFYVLSTTDFIREDTLWTTQPRSIFSVNIPYDGSLQSRYAVTGSTQRAGYADVYLDTTRVGEEMRLHLFAGLGFNGEVFCGKFIYEVGYAGDCSSPGLNFVGTIVNGHSIGETSRIVSLVGLEDLGPETRHLPKNSFYPNPFREQINIELSAIKQGVYNITIFDVLGRVVFSENRVLVNGQVWKRTWKPGEHLTGGVYFLHVIADSGERNTASILLLP
- a CDS encoding CPBP family glutamic-type intramembrane protease codes for the protein MSGSTFQVVVFTTAFLSALILLAAVLLKGKVRWVWLFSIPVLAFIKHLLLVEGAAGSFGDWIPGRYNWEGKLLAISLWIVVVITFFRDRLETIGLTFKQCGHWRNTAFGVAVFCALSWALAAVFQFEGLKSGSISDILYQASMPTLEEELWFRGIMLAMLIEDFTTKGIKKPQVTALILAALVTSLSFWGAHSINTDGDWGFVFDVWGNLVAGGFGVLFVIVRIGTGSLVLPMLLHTWVNTAGYFL
- a CDS encoding DUF1428 domain-containing protein, which codes for MAHYIDGFVLPIPTNRLEEYKRVVEAVANIWKEHGALDYHEYVGDDLTREGTRPFPDLVAASTDETIIFGWVAFASREARDLANERVLGDPRMVDLVGPLLDSSNPVFDANRMGYGGFKLLV
- a CDS encoding DUF4259 domain-containing protein, with the translated sequence MGTWGHKSFENDAACDWLYDLEEVSDLSLIESTFGSAEVAYLEAPEGCEILAAAEIVLALQGQARESLSEEALKWVTKHKNLVPSSLNVKSVAAVERVLAENSELRELWEESEEDFEIWRKDVLSLLAAL
- a CDS encoding putative toxin-antitoxin system toxin component, PIN family → MRIVLDTNIWVSAFRSKHGASAKLISLIGGNHFSIVTSVPLVLEYEEVFFRQRGQMNLDKAKIDHLLDLICALSDHQRIYYLWRPTEPDGDDAHVLELAVAAKCDYIITYNKRDFTQAASFGIEVVTAAEFLQKLG
- a CDS encoding tetratricopeptide repeat protein, translated to MSHVRAFNPFVVLSFGLLIATGCNAFEFMHDEESNDPDVLLDDARIAMQNGDPEKAVDFLEKALEKAPENPEIRIELSAALFQSNEIDLLVMKDLAEFISDDQNATHLAGGIAYKSPPACNFRDEVDTTIRIDFDIDPAYLLLLDNEEVLQRAVSLLSSTLESEAAQALTDHVRSNAHLMRAIANMATSIIEIKQQADAAEASLHRLRSGNIGYCAANDAALAQLETFILCEKLPVIDEAVADLVNRQALFSTGESELADAVATARTEISSAITRSCQVSG
- a CDS encoding DUF2200 domain-containing protein, which codes for MKTTPEHDERIGTLTFGSVYPHYVAKVEKKGRTVDELHEVITWLTGFDEAKLQTMIDNGATFKQFFAAATLHPNANLIKGVICGYRVEELETPLTQQVRYLDKLVDELAKGRKMEKILRTP
- a CDS encoding prolyl oligopeptidase family serine peptidase, which produces MQQVSLWRIWVVAGILMVMPATVTAQESELTLDDLFATPKLTGTPPSRPAWAPNSEHFAFSWNEPGKPGRGLWVSTSNGKEVHLRSDTASASVRDIVWTDATTIVSLRGNNLWRTSLSQGDDVQLMPVEAGARNLSISPAGNQAAYIRNGDLWLADFPSKQNRQLTEIGIASLSGLRKGRYSRPEREIGPGIWSGPTYKWSPDGKTIALHVVDRREMRKVPFPDYLATETNPNEVRRGYPGDPNEMRRVGLLDVQSGDITYLDLPDPDANQVIDFNWSPGGALLVDTASDTAIERKLFVVAPGESQPREIWRGVRESRMYTSFASTWHPDGEHVIFLSDMGDRYGLYTIDASPSRDLPQLLTDPSYDVLSAPSVAGDALFYAGNSVNPYEQHVYRLNIFGGEPEQVTRFAGRNAGYPSPDGRHLAFMHSNDTSPTELYVVSSEGDATRVTHSPLPAFTERTWEAAEYVSFPSLVDDYTLHARILKPANMQPGTQYPVLFGPVYSNTAKNRWAGNYSLVQQLLVKKGYIIVQVDSRGSNGYGRAFREEFLLGFAGQDIEDYASAVAYMESLAYVDPDRIGIWGSSYGGTLSVYSLLMKPGLFQVGVAAAAAVDPVFFGTDDVAIVRHPETHPEIFERKALNHAANLEDKLLFIHGLQDHVVPFKTTAVLAEELIKQGKDFDFAFAPGATHGWSRERHYDRYLFGKMIEYFDRHLAAPIE
- a CDS encoding toxin-antitoxin system HicB family antitoxin translates to MASLNLRLPESLHAKIRLLAEQDGVSLNQFIMLAVAEKAAVLELGATNYLSARAARVEGDASKQLRDLLSEHGGDVEPLEEDRL